Proteins encoded by one window of Methanomassiliicoccales archaeon:
- a CDS encoding replication factor C large subunit → MKDLEKGTDWTELYRPTKLDEVVGNPKAIQELKEWAISWESGEPEKKVAVLIGSPGTGKTSAALALANDFGWGVIEMNASDQRNAEAIKRIALRGALADTFTDEGEFLSSKDGCLKLIILDEADNIFGKEDYGGVPAIIDLIKSTKQPVILIVNDFYALSKKSEIIKSHSKQIRFNRIQPNTIKSVLKKIAKEQGIIVSERAIDLISANSNGDLRSAIRDFQAIALGKKEVTDKDTAVLSERLITKSLYDLITEVLHGSNPSRARSMFSEVNEEPEHVLLWIDENVPLEYRDPSDLYEAYLILARADVYLGRVLRRQYYGFWSYSIDLMSFGICSAKKKKYKEYVKYRFPLYLMKMSRSRSLRNVRDGIATKLGSLCHCSVYTARDEILPHFQYIYRKNKDFRIATSLELQLDAEEIAFLLDEKIDSNAVKHVLTDVQKVLGTKSVPVERINDIEPMKSGEGNRAESIDSNLSTTQRSLFEY, encoded by the coding sequence ATGAAAGATCTCGAAAAAGGAACCGACTGGACGGAATTATATAGACCCACAAAATTAGACGAAGTTGTCGGTAATCCGAAGGCAATACAGGAATTGAAAGAGTGGGCAATTTCTTGGGAAAGCGGGGAGCCAGAAAAAAAAGTCGCTGTCCTGATAGGTAGCCCAGGAACTGGCAAAACCAGTGCTGCACTTGCCCTCGCCAATGATTTCGGATGGGGCGTCATAGAGATGAACGCTTCGGACCAGCGCAACGCAGAAGCTATAAAAAGGATTGCACTTCGAGGGGCATTAGCTGATACATTTACAGACGAGGGTGAGTTTCTCTCATCCAAAGATGGATGTTTGAAACTCATAATACTTGATGAAGCAGACAATATATTCGGCAAGGAGGATTACGGTGGGGTTCCTGCAATCATTGATCTTATCAAGTCAACTAAACAGCCAGTGATTCTTATCGTCAATGATTTCTATGCATTGAGCAAGAAAAGCGAGATCATCAAATCGCATAGCAAACAGATTAGATTCAATAGAATTCAGCCCAATACGATCAAATCGGTTCTCAAAAAAATAGCTAAAGAGCAAGGGATTATTGTCAGTGAACGGGCGATCGATTTAATTTCTGCTAATTCAAATGGTGACCTGAGATCTGCTATAAGAGATTTTCAGGCAATAGCACTCGGCAAGAAGGAAGTTACGGACAAAGATACGGCAGTGCTAAGTGAAAGACTCATCACAAAATCGCTGTATGATCTCATTACCGAAGTCTTACATGGATCAAATCCATCAAGAGCTAGATCTATGTTTTCGGAGGTTAACGAAGAGCCAGAGCATGTCCTTTTGTGGATTGATGAGAATGTTCCTTTAGAATATAGAGATCCATCGGACCTATATGAGGCATATTTGATTCTTGCGAGGGCAGACGTATATCTCGGACGAGTCTTGAGACGCCAATACTATGGTTTCTGGTCATACTCCATTGATCTCATGAGTTTTGGTATATGCAGTGCAAAGAAAAAAAAGTACAAAGAATACGTGAAATACAGATTCCCGCTCTACCTAATGAAAATGTCTAGATCAAGAAGCTTAAGAAATGTTCGCGATGGCATTGCTACAAAACTGGGGTCGCTATGCCACTGTTCCGTCTATACTGCAAGGGATGAGATCCTTCCACATTTTCAATACATTTATCGAAAGAATAAAGATTTCAGAATCGCGACTTCCTTAGAACTTCAACTGGACGCTGAGGAAATTGCATTCTTATTAGACGAGAAAATCGATTCTAATGCAGTTAAGCATGTATTGACCGACGTTCAGAAGGTTCTTGGAACGAAATCCGTACCAGTTGAGAGGATCAATGATATCGAACCTATGAAATCCGGTGAGGGAAATAGGGCTGAAAGCATAGATAGCAATTTATCAACGACGCAACGGAGTCTTTTTGAATACTGA
- the twy1 gene encoding 4-demethylwyosine synthase TYW1, with translation MKPELRTILEKQQYRLYGDHAAVKLCHWVRESLLRNRYCYKQEFYGIKSHRCLQMTPVVNMCTQNCIFCWRVQGFESLPEQWSEPEDMLDALLNQQKLLVSGFKGDERCEIKRWEEARNPKHVAISLAGEPTMYPYLSDFIEICHKRGLTTFLVTNGTMPNVLENLYPLPTQLYVTVAAPNEEIYKRVCIPKLPDGWKRLKRTLELLPSLDTRKVIRHTLVQDWNIGWEDEYAKLDELADPTFIEPKGYVFVGQSRQRLNLSNMPLHSSIKDFARRLGMILGLEILKEKKDSRVVLLGEKHKKTILQGLE, from the coding sequence ATGAAACCGGAATTAAGGACCATTCTGGAGAAACAACAATACAGATTATACGGCGATCATGCGGCTGTAAAATTGTGCCATTGGGTCAGAGAAAGTCTTCTAAGGAATAGGTACTGTTATAAGCAGGAATTTTACGGTATCAAGTCACACCGGTGTTTGCAGATGACGCCAGTAGTGAATATGTGCACTCAGAATTGTATTTTTTGCTGGCGCGTTCAGGGATTCGAGTCGCTTCCAGAGCAATGGAGTGAGCCGGAGGACATGCTTGATGCCCTTTTAAATCAACAAAAACTATTGGTCTCTGGCTTCAAGGGTGACGAAAGGTGTGAGATTAAGAGATGGGAAGAGGCACGAAATCCAAAACATGTTGCAATTTCTTTAGCTGGTGAGCCAACAATGTATCCATATCTTAGCGATTTTATTGAAATATGTCACAAGAGAGGACTGACGACATTTCTCGTTACAAATGGAACTATGCCGAATGTTCTGGAGAACCTCTATCCTCTACCAACGCAGCTTTACGTGACTGTCGCTGCCCCTAACGAGGAAATATACAAGAGAGTATGTATACCAAAATTGCCTGACGGATGGAAGCGCCTGAAAAGAACTCTTGAATTATTACCATCGCTAGATACCAGAAAGGTGATTCGTCACACACTCGTTCAGGATTGGAATATAGGTTGGGAAGACGAATACGCAAAGCTCGATGAACTTGCTGATCCAACATTCATCGAACCAAAGGGATACGTATTCGTAGGCCAGTCAAGACAGCGATTGAACCTCTCAAACATGCCATTGCATTCATCGATCAAAGATTTTGCTAGACGACTTGGAATGATTTTGGGTCTCGAAATCCTAAAGGAAAAGAAAGACAGCAGGGTGGTTCTTCTTGGCGAAAAGCATAAAAAAACAATATTGCAAGGACTGGAATGA